The following are from one region of the Mannheimia granulomatis genome:
- the ilvN gene encoding acetolactate synthase small subunit, giving the protein MRRTLAVLLENESGALSRVVALFSQRGFNIESLTVAPTDDPSLSRMTIVAQGDEHVLEQIEKQLHKLVDVFKVSNLSAYEHVEREVLLVKVRATGSSRDELKRMVDIYRGQIVDLTPKLYTIQLSGTTEKLNAFVEAVKEETSIVEIVRSGVISLSRGDKNAL; this is encoded by the coding sequence ATGCGTAGAACATTAGCGGTATTATTAGAGAATGAATCAGGTGCCTTATCTCGAGTAGTAGCACTTTTCTCACAACGTGGTTTTAACATTGAAAGTTTAACGGTAGCACCTACTGATGACCCGAGTCTTTCTCGTATGACAATTGTTGCTCAAGGCGATGAGCACGTGTTAGAACAAATTGAAAAACAATTACACAAGTTAGTTGATGTGTTTAAAGTGAGCAATTTAAGTGCTTACGAACACGTTGAGCGTGAAGTGTTATTGGTAAAAGTGCGTGCAACGGGTTCATCTCGTGATGAATTAAAGCGTATGGTCGATATTTATCGTGGGCAAATTGTCGATTTAACCCCAAAACTGTATACTATTCAACTATCGGGTACCACCGAAAAGCTGAATGCTTTTGTTGAGGCCGTAAAAGAAGAAACCTCTATTGTGGAAATTGTTCGCTCAGGGGTGATTAGCTTATCACGTGGCGATAAAAATGCCCTGTAA
- a CDS encoding acetolactate synthase 3 large subunit, with protein MKKLSGAEMIVQSLKDEGVEYVFGYPGGSVLDIYDAIHTHGFLNHVLVRHEQGAVHMADGYARSTGKVGCVLVTSGPGATNTITGILTAYTDSVPLVILSGQVPSSLIGSDAFQECDMIGISRPVVKHSFLVKNPEEIPHIIKKAFYIASTGRPGPVVIDIPKDVVNPLNKYPYEYPQAISMRSYSPTVYGHKGQIKKALKALLVAKRPILYIGGGVISAECSAEVTEFAQKLNLPVTASLMGLGAYPASDKQFLGMLGMHGTFEANNAMHESDLILGVGVRFDDRTTNNLARYCPNAKVIHVDIDPASISKTVQAYIPIVGSAKNVMDEFLSLLEEENLAKNQADLTAWWSQIDEWKARDCLAFEESTEVIKPQQVIKMIHKLTNGEAYVASDVGQHQMFAALHYGFDKPRRWINSGGAGTMGFGLPAAMGVKFAHPNATVVCVTGDGSIQMNIQELSTAKQYDTPIVIVSLNNRFLGMVKQWQDIIYSGRHSQVYMNSLPNFAKLAEAYGHVGIQIDHPSELEAKLTEAFSIKDKLVFVDVRVDETEHVYPMQVRGGAMNEMMLSKTERTDA; from the coding sequence ATGAAAAAACTTTCCGGTGCAGAAATGATAGTACAGTCCCTAAAGGACGAAGGCGTAGAATACGTTTTCGGCTATCCAGGCGGTTCGGTACTTGATATTTATGATGCTATCCATACTCATGGTTTTTTAAACCATGTTTTAGTTCGCCATGAGCAAGGTGCTGTACACATGGCAGATGGTTATGCTCGCTCTACAGGTAAGGTTGGTTGCGTATTAGTTACTTCCGGCCCAGGGGCAACGAATACGATTACCGGGATTTTAACCGCATACACAGACTCTGTACCACTTGTGATTTTATCCGGTCAGGTGCCTTCAAGCCTTATTGGAAGTGATGCTTTTCAAGAGTGCGATATGATTGGTATTTCTCGTCCGGTAGTTAAACACAGTTTCTTGGTAAAAAATCCTGAAGAAATTCCGCATATTATTAAAAAAGCGTTTTATATTGCCTCAACAGGACGCCCGGGACCAGTGGTGATTGATATTCCTAAAGATGTAGTCAACCCTCTTAATAAATATCCGTATGAGTATCCGCAGGCAATTTCAATGCGTTCATACAGCCCAACGGTTTATGGTCATAAAGGTCAGATCAAAAAAGCATTAAAAGCCTTATTAGTGGCAAAACGCCCTATTCTTTATATTGGTGGTGGTGTAATTAGTGCTGAATGTTCAGCAGAAGTGACCGAATTTGCACAAAAATTAAATCTTCCGGTAACAGCCTCTTTAATGGGTTTAGGTGCCTACCCTGCTTCCGATAAGCAATTTTTAGGTATGTTAGGGATGCACGGTACTTTTGAAGCGAATAACGCAATGCACGAAAGCGACTTGATTCTAGGAGTTGGTGTGCGTTTTGATGATCGTACCACCAATAATTTAGCGAGATATTGCCCAAATGCAAAAGTGATTCATGTGGATATTGATCCGGCCTCCATTTCTAAAACAGTCCAAGCTTATATTCCAATTGTAGGCAGTGCGAAAAATGTAATGGATGAATTTCTTTCCTTGTTAGAAGAAGAAAATCTTGCAAAAAATCAGGCAGATTTGACCGCTTGGTGGAGCCAAATTGACGAATGGAAAGCACGGGACTGCCTTGCATTTGAAGAAAGTACAGAGGTAATCAAGCCACAGCAAGTGATTAAGATGATTCATAAATTAACAAATGGAGAAGCTTACGTTGCTTCAGATGTAGGTCAGCACCAAATGTTCGCTGCTTTGCACTACGGCTTTGACAAACCACGCCGTTGGATCAACTCCGGTGGTGCCGGCACCATGGGCTTTGGTTTGCCTGCAGCAATGGGGGTGAAATTTGCCCATCCAAACGCAACGGTAGTGTGTGTAACCGGTGATGGAAGTATTCAGATGAATATCCAAGAGCTTTCAACGGCTAAACAATATGATACGCCAATTGTAATTGTTAGCCTCAATAACCGTTTCTTAGGTATGGTGAAACAGTGGCAAGATATTATTTACTCCGGCCGCCACTCTCAGGTGTATATGAACTCGCTGCCAAACTTTGCGAAACTAGCCGAAGCTTACGGACATGTCGGGATTCAAATTGACCACCCTTCTGAGCTGGAAGCAAAATTAACAGAAGCATTTTCAATTAAAGATAAATTAGTATTCGTTGATGTACGTGTTGATGAAACAGAACATGTTTACCCGATGCAAGTTCGTGGTGGGGCAATGAATGAAATGATGTTAAGTAAAACGGAGAGAACAGATGCGTAG